A stretch of the Sulfuricurvum sp. genome encodes the following:
- the gmd gene encoding GDP-mannose 4,6-dehydratase, translating into MKKAIVTGITGQDGAYLAELLLEKGYDVYATYRRTASVNFWRIEELGIQNHPNLHLIEYDLTDQSNTIRMVMDIHPDEIYNLAAQSFVGVSFDQPIATGHITGLGALHLLEAIRIVNPKIRYYQASTSEMFGKVQEIPQSETTPFYPRSPYGVAKLYAHWMTINYRESYGIFGCSGILFNHESPLRGREFVTRKITDSVAKIALGKLDCMELGNLDAKRDWGYAKEYVEGMYLMMQHHTPDTFVLATNRTETVRDFVTMAFKAAGVSIRWSGEAENEIGIDDASGKTLIRINPKFYRPAEVELLIGTPEKARKELGWAPSTSLEELCAMMVHADMDRNRAGFSF; encoded by the coding sequence ATGAAAAAAGCGATTGTTACAGGAATCACAGGTCAAGACGGTGCTTATTTGGCAGAATTGTTGCTCGAAAAAGGGTATGATGTCTACGCAACGTACCGTCGCACCGCATCGGTCAACTTTTGGCGTATCGAAGAATTGGGGATCCAAAACCATCCGAACCTTCATCTAATCGAATACGATCTCACTGACCAATCCAATACGATCCGTATGGTGATGGACATTCATCCCGATGAAATCTATAATCTTGCCGCGCAGAGTTTTGTCGGCGTATCGTTTGATCAGCCGATTGCGACGGGGCATATCACCGGTTTGGGTGCGCTCCATTTGCTCGAAGCGATCCGTATTGTCAATCCTAAAATCCGCTACTATCAGGCTTCTACCTCCGAAATGTTCGGCAAGGTACAAGAGATTCCGCAGAGCGAGACCACCCCTTTTTATCCCCGGAGCCCGTACGGTGTAGCCAAGCTTTATGCCCACTGGATGACGATTAATTACCGTGAAAGTTACGGTATTTTCGGCTGTAGCGGTATTTTGTTCAACCATGAATCGCCGCTTCGCGGACGCGAATTCGTGACGCGTAAAATCACTGATTCGGTCGCGAAGATCGCTTTAGGCAAACTCGATTGTATGGAACTGGGCAATCTGGATGCCAAACGCGACTGGGGGTACGCAAAAGAGTACGTGGAGGGGATGTATTTGATGATGCAGCACCACACTCCCGATACGTTTGTATTGGCGACCAACCGTACCGAAACGGTACGCGATTTCGTTACGATGGCGTTTAAAGCTGCAGGCGTGAGTATCCGCTGGAGCGGCGAAGCCGAAAATGAGATCGGAATCGATGATGCGAGCGGAAAAACGCTGATCCGCATCAATCCAAAATTCTACCGTCCTGCAGAAGTCGAGTTGTTGATCGGAACTCCGGAAAAAGCCCGTAAAGAGCTTGGATGGGCACCGTCAACTTCACTTGAAGAACTGTGCGCCATGATGGTACATGCCGATATGGATCGCAACCGTGCCGGCTTCTCTTTTTGA
- a CDS encoding GDP-mannose 4,6-dehydratase: MPIWIATVPASLFDSVVLLTGADGFTGRYLHRALEEAGARVVVLDVDLRDRDALNAFFEPLAIDYVVHLAAISFVPHGSDLDVYAVNLFGTQNLLEALSQTQKTLKKVILASTSNVYGNVLEMPITEALCPAPTNHYAISKLGMEHIGALYRDRFGVIVTRPFNYTGAGQADHFLIPKIVSHFIRKEPIIELGNIDVSRDFSDVRWIVEAYVGLLASECYSGVFNLASGTPRTIRSVIASLESLSGHAVQIVQNPAFIRSGEITVLCGSSQKLYDLIPMLPQPIPFEQTLEWMLNASQSMKG, encoded by the coding sequence ATGCCGATATGGATCGCAACCGTGCCGGCTTCTCTTTTTGATTCCGTCGTCCTCCTCACCGGAGCCGACGGATTTACAGGGCGTTATCTGCACCGCGCACTCGAAGAGGCGGGCGCGCGTGTCGTAGTATTGGATGTCGATCTTCGTGACCGCGACGCGTTAAACGCCTTTTTTGAACCGCTTGCAATCGACTACGTCGTTCACCTCGCTGCCATCAGTTTTGTCCCACACGGATCGGATTTGGATGTCTATGCCGTCAACCTTTTCGGTACCCAAAATCTTTTGGAGGCATTGAGCCAAACCCAAAAAACACTCAAAAAAGTAATCCTTGCCAGTACCTCGAATGTCTACGGCAATGTGCTGGAGATGCCGATTACCGAAGCGCTTTGCCCCGCTCCGACAAACCATTACGCCATTAGTAAACTGGGGATGGAACATATCGGTGCGTTGTATCGCGACCGTTTCGGCGTCATTGTCACACGACCGTTCAACTACACTGGTGCCGGGCAGGCGGATCATTTTCTGATCCCCAAAATCGTGAGCCATTTCATCCGGAAAGAGCCGATTATCGAATTGGGAAATATCGACGTGTCACGCGATTTTTCAGATGTCCGCTGGATCGTCGAAGCATATGTGGGACTTTTGGCCTCCGAGTGCTACTCTGGGGTATTCAATCTCGCCTCCGGCACCCCTAGAACGATTCGTAGCGTTATTGCCTCGCTCGAATCGCTTAGCGGCCATGCGGTGCAGATTGTTCAAAACCCAGCCTTTATCCGTTCGGGCGAAATTACGGTGCTGTGCGGCAGTTCCCAAAAGCTATATGATCTTATACCAATGCTGCCTCAGCCGATCCCGTTTGAGCAGACCCTTGAATGGATGTTGAATGCGTCGCAAAGCATGAAAGGGTGA
- a CDS encoding ABC transporter permease, whose translation MNRLFKSLWHYRTFVISSVVAQFHARFVQNKLGVLWMIANPLAQVTVYALILSSILAAKLPGINNTYAYAIYLTAGMLAWTLFTEILSRSVTLFVDNANLLKKLAFPKLTLPLIVTGTALINALLLLVAAMGVFFLLGHHVGWVVLWLPLLFVLTILLALSLGTLLGIFNVFIRDIGQLVPIVIQFWFWLTPVVYVPTIIPVRYRDYLAYNPVTPLVQGFQNVLVFNRPPDVEGLALIALVSLLIGAAAIALYRKASAEMVDLL comes from the coding sequence GTGAATCGATTGTTTAAAAGTTTATGGCACTACCGCACCTTTGTCATCTCCTCGGTTGTAGCGCAGTTTCATGCCCGTTTCGTCCAAAATAAACTGGGGGTGCTGTGGATGATCGCCAACCCTTTGGCGCAAGTCACGGTGTATGCCCTCATCCTTTCATCGATATTGGCCGCCAAACTTCCCGGTATCAACAATACGTATGCGTACGCGATCTATTTGACGGCAGGGATGCTGGCATGGACCCTTTTTACTGAGATACTCTCGCGCAGTGTCACGCTGTTTGTGGATAATGCCAATCTGCTCAAAAAATTGGCTTTCCCAAAGCTCACCCTCCCTTTAATTGTTACGGGGACGGCACTTATCAATGCATTATTGCTCCTTGTCGCCGCAATGGGCGTTTTCTTTTTGCTGGGGCACCATGTCGGATGGGTCGTTTTATGGCTTCCCCTTTTATTTGTGTTGACGATTCTGCTGGCGCTATCTTTGGGAACGTTGCTGGGGATTTTCAACGTCTTTATTCGTGATATCGGTCAATTGGTTCCTATTGTGATTCAGTTTTGGTTTTGGCTTACCCCTGTGGTCTATGTCCCCACGATCATTCCGGTACGTTACCGTGACTATCTTGCGTACAATCCTGTGACCCCCCTGGTACAGGGATTTCAAAACGTTTTGGTTTTTAACCGTCCTCCCGACGTTGAAGGATTGGCATTGATTGCTCTTGTCTCACTGCTCATCGGAGCGGCCGCCATCGCGCTTTATCGCAAAGCATCTGCAGAAATGGTTGACCTTTTATGA
- a CDS encoding ABC transporter ATP-binding protein: MILLELSNITKAYRVYTSEFHRFLSWFVPSVSPVEETRVLDNLNLTIKQGESIGIVGQNGAGKSTLLKLITGIIRPTSGTIGIHGKIAAILELGMGFNADFTGRQNAYNALGIMGFTHDQITAIIPEVEAFAEIGHYFDLPLRIYSSGMQMRVAFSVATAYRPDILIVDEALSVGDAYFQHKSFARIKEFKELGTTLLLVSHDETAIQNICDRALLLEKGTIVHDGNPEDILNYYKASIAEKEKNTIKMTQLDNGRIQIVSGSGEARIRSLTLTNEKGVETDTFYVGRKFQMSVMVDVHEYLDSLVFGFSIKDRLGQIMYGTNTWYTKQNLCEVASGTLLEYTVSFDLCLGVGNYSIQLALHDQETHLNRNYEWIDMAGMFTVLNEEENFFIGLSWLNPDIRMKTIETFD; encoded by the coding sequence ATGATCTTGTTAGAACTTTCAAATATTACTAAAGCGTACCGGGTCTATACCTCCGAATTTCATCGCTTTTTGTCGTGGTTCGTCCCTTCGGTTTCCCCGGTCGAAGAGACACGGGTACTTGACAACCTGAACCTCACAATCAAGCAGGGAGAATCCATCGGGATCGTCGGTCAAAACGGTGCAGGTAAAAGCACCCTTCTGAAATTGATTACAGGGATTATCAGACCTACGTCCGGCACGATTGGCATACATGGGAAGATTGCAGCGATTTTAGAATTGGGAATGGGATTCAACGCTGATTTTACAGGGCGCCAAAATGCTTACAACGCACTTGGAATAATGGGATTTACACATGATCAGATTACTGCTATCATCCCTGAAGTTGAAGCGTTCGCCGAGATTGGTCACTATTTTGACTTACCTTTACGCATATACAGTAGCGGGATGCAGATGCGTGTTGCTTTTTCGGTTGCTACGGCGTACCGACCTGATATTTTGATTGTGGATGAAGCCCTTTCCGTAGGAGATGCCTATTTTCAACATAAAAGTTTCGCACGGATCAAAGAATTCAAAGAGTTGGGCACAACCCTTTTATTGGTTTCCCATGATGAAACAGCGATACAAAATATATGTGACCGTGCTCTTTTATTGGAAAAAGGGACGATAGTCCATGACGGAAATCCTGAAGATATTTTAAATTATTATAAAGCATCGATTGCTGAAAAAGAGAAAAATACGATCAAAATGACACAGCTTGACAATGGCAGAATTCAAATAGTTTCCGGAAGCGGTGAAGCTCGAATCCGATCGTTAACATTGACAAATGAAAAAGGGGTCGAAACAGATACCTTTTATGTCGGTCGAAAATTCCAAATGTCCGTGATGGTTGATGTACATGAATATTTGGACTCTTTAGTTTTTGGGTTTTCGATCAAAGACAGGCTGGGACAGATTATGTACGGTACGAATACATGGTATACCAAGCAAAACCTGTGTGAAGTTGCGTCTGGAACGCTCCTGGAATACACCGTATCATTTGATCTTTGTTTGGGTGTAGGCAATTACTCTATCCAATTGGCGCTTCACGATCAAGAGACGCATCTAAATCGGAATTATGAGTGGATAGATATGGCAGGAATGTTTACGGTTTTGAACGAAGAAGAAAACTTCTTTATAGGGCTGTCATGGCTTAACCCCGATATAAGGATGAAGACAATTGAAACATTTGATTAA
- a CDS encoding glycosyltransferase yields MRIVIDLQACQSSSKLGGIGRYSMNLAEAMVRQCGGHELVFVLNDLFPETIPELYESLGKIIPKKQIRVFSVPGPLNESNPENRFRIRSAEILRERFMADLNPDIVHVSSLIEGLGDNVVTSVGEVFPGEKTGVTLYDLIPLVEKDTYLQDIVTKDHYYNKLEYLKKAGSLLAISEFSKQEAIELLNIDPEIITTISSAVDKKFRPLSIPRIEAEKVLKKHGIHRKFLLFTGSFDQRKNHERLIRAFAWLPEKIRKEFQLLIIGNGWDSIYAHLRSVAARAGLSHDDLIFAGHVSDHELLTIYNTAHLFVFPSLSEGFGLPVLEAMSCGIPTIGSNTTSIPEVIGLDEALFDPYSIESIGSKILHALTDESFRTHLKNHALEYAQNFSWDASAKKAIEAFERQYEQTKNCYSLSFDQTLDKLSKIAKNYPIKQNDLVKVAASIEANEAASSVTDSSQKIGWISTWNTRCGIAMYSRYLAGKHISEYTVFAPFEQTLLSQDEPNVVRCWQPDNDDLKRLVKAIQENDIATVVIQFNYGFFQFPALQTFIQEMVAQGRSVVITLHATTDNTQKQLIGIRQALRLCDKVIVHAENDLENLGKIGVTENVVLFPQGIVDTLPSNVDTDDITAPFVIASYGFFLPHKGFLELIDAFKRLIDRGVQIHLLMVNAAYPAEVSESLIAQAQKKIAAYKIEKNVTLLSEFLPDEMSLGYLAKADLIIYPYQETGESSSAAVRMGLASLRPVAVTPLKIFDDVRDIVITLPSTTVEGIADGIEAFIRQKGKGDSVDFERSSRAVKWREERLYSRLSERFFDLLSQSGQKRSKGGSA; encoded by the coding sequence ATGCGAATAGTTATTGATTTGCAGGCATGTCAGTCCAGCAGCAAACTGGGAGGGATCGGAAGATATTCGATGAATCTGGCTGAAGCGATGGTTCGCCAATGCGGGGGGCATGAGCTTGTTTTTGTATTAAACGATCTTTTTCCAGAAACAATACCGGAACTCTATGAATCACTTGGGAAAATAATACCGAAAAAACAGATACGCGTGTTCAGTGTCCCCGGCCCGCTAAACGAATCAAATCCGGAAAACCGGTTCAGAATACGTTCTGCAGAAATTTTGCGCGAACGTTTCATGGCAGATCTCAATCCAGATATCGTTCATGTGAGCAGTTTGATAGAAGGATTGGGAGATAATGTTGTAACCTCTGTAGGCGAAGTGTTTCCAGGAGAAAAAACAGGTGTCACTCTTTACGATTTGATTCCTCTGGTTGAGAAAGATACTTATCTACAGGATATCGTTACCAAGGACCATTATTACAATAAACTTGAGTATCTCAAAAAAGCGGGTTCTTTACTGGCTATTTCGGAATTTTCCAAACAAGAAGCGATAGAATTATTGAACATTGATCCGGAAATTATTACAACCATTTCTTCAGCCGTGGATAAAAAGTTTCGACCCTTGAGCATCCCCCGTATAGAAGCCGAAAAAGTTCTTAAAAAACACGGAATCCATCGAAAATTTTTGCTTTTTACCGGCAGTTTTGATCAAAGAAAAAATCATGAAAGACTTATTAGGGCATTTGCTTGGCTCCCTGAAAAAATCCGTAAAGAGTTTCAACTGCTTATAATCGGAAATGGGTGGGATTCTATATATGCTCATTTGCGCAGCGTAGCAGCTCGTGCAGGCCTCTCTCACGATGATTTGATCTTTGCCGGGCATGTATCGGATCATGAACTGTTGACCATATACAATACGGCACATCTTTTTGTTTTTCCTTCATTGTCTGAAGGCTTTGGTCTTCCGGTACTGGAAGCCATGTCCTGTGGAATTCCGACTATAGGTTCAAACACGACAAGTATTCCGGAGGTAATCGGGCTGGATGAAGCCCTTTTTGATCCTTATAGTATAGAATCAATCGGAAGCAAGATACTCCATGCATTAACTGACGAATCTTTTAGAACCCATTTGAAAAATCATGCGTTGGAATATGCGCAAAATTTTTCGTGGGATGCATCGGCAAAAAAAGCTATTGAAGCGTTTGAAAGACAGTACGAACAGACAAAAAACTGCTATTCGCTTTCATTCGATCAAACATTGGACAAACTTTCAAAAATAGCCAAGAACTATCCGATAAAACAAAACGATCTGGTAAAGGTGGCTGCATCTATCGAAGCAAATGAAGCGGCTTCGTCGGTGACAGACTCTTCCCAAAAGATAGGCTGGATATCAACATGGAATACCCGCTGCGGCATAGCTATGTATTCCCGATATCTTGCAGGGAAACACATCTCTGAATACACCGTCTTTGCCCCGTTTGAGCAGACTTTGCTCTCACAGGACGAACCGAATGTCGTTCGATGCTGGCAACCGGATAACGATGACTTAAAAAGGCTGGTTAAAGCGATTCAAGAGAATGATATTGCGACAGTAGTAATACAATTTAATTATGGCTTTTTTCAATTTCCGGCATTGCAAACCTTTATCCAAGAGATGGTTGCACAAGGCAGATCCGTTGTTATTACGCTTCATGCGACAACAGACAATACGCAAAAGCAACTGATTGGGATTCGGCAGGCGCTTCGTCTTTGCGATAAGGTGATTGTACACGCAGAAAATGATCTTGAAAATCTTGGAAAAATAGGCGTAACTGAAAATGTCGTTCTTTTCCCTCAAGGTATTGTTGATACGCTTCCTTCAAACGTTGATACGGATGATATAACGGCCCCTTTTGTGATTGCAAGTTACGGTTTTTTTCTTCCCCATAAAGGCTTTTTGGAACTGATTGATGCTTTCAAACGCTTGATTGACAGAGGCGTTCAAATTCATTTGCTCATGGTAAACGCTGCATATCCTGCAGAGGTCTCTGAATCCTTGATAGCACAGGCACAGAAGAAAATTGCCGCCTACAAAATCGAAAAAAATGTGACGTTGCTGAGTGAATTTTTACCGGATGAAATGAGTTTGGGATATTTGGCAAAAGCCGATTTGATTATTTATCCTTATCAGGAGACGGGAGAATCATCCAGTGCTGCAGTTCGTATGGGGTTGGCTTCACTTCGTCCTGTTGCGGTGACCCCTTTGAAAATTTTTGATGATGTACGGGACATTGTGATTACCCTTCCATCGACGACGGTAGAAGGTATTGCCGATGGAATTGAGGCATTTATCCGACAAAAGGGAAAAGGGGATTCGGTTGATTTTGAGCGCTCATCCCGTGCCGTAAAATGGAGGGAAGAGCGCTTATATTCCCGCCTATCGGAACGTTTCTTTGATCTCCTTTCCCAATCCGGTCAGAAAAGATCGAAAGGAGGAAGTGCGTGA
- a CDS encoding glycosyltransferase family 4 protein gives MTLSVAIHQFTPSVAVGDGVSGGVLLTQTLLSELGFISRIYARKIDPILSNRVDSIEDFDPAPDDILLYHYSIGHRDHDALMVLDVRKIIVYHNITPEFFFADTPRLYALCRLGRMQLSVSSSYFCGAYADSEYNARELKRLGYPDVQVLPLLVDTSEPMIQPDVSTLPPLGEKYVILFVGRIVTNKAQHQLVDILYALKNRSVVDVVLVLAGGFSDSTYAEFLRKHISLLELDGDVMITGKISDEALGALYTRADLYLSMSLHEGFGIPMIEAMRYDIPVLGYDIAAVGENLPLQARLSFRTPTQVAEKIIKLMETPVLRTVLLLQQREILRRYEHAELLNRLASFLADMGVISPNPPSGFMVPREDRIRIDGPCDSTYSLALVNREVGRALLQQGMEVSLFATEGPGNYVPNRDFLANDPEVLSALSDIPIHARSVIRNLYPPRVSSMGGVFKLLGPYGWEESVFPPEHVQNFNRRLSGIACMSTYVANVLRDNGVNIPLCISGIGADHILRHLPEPLGFDLPEGIKLLHISSCFPRKGVDVLIAALEEVGVPLTLVVKTFPNPHNTLRADLLRWGWENTAHDLYIRADKRVMIIENDLSMAQVRTLYGTCDCLVAPSRGEGFGLPMAEAMLLNLPVITTGYGGQSDFCTADTAWTVGYTLAPADTHMGLAGSLWADPDKDDLSRQIMAVLQLSTDEKRRKTDAARTLIETRYTWAAVAQKMVDFINLLEHSASSPSCLSETMQ, from the coding sequence ATGACTTTATCCGTAGCAATACATCAATTTACCCCATCTGTTGCCGTAGGAGACGGTGTGAGCGGAGGGGTTTTATTGACTCAGACACTTTTATCCGAGCTGGGGTTCATTTCTCGTATTTATGCCCGAAAAATCGATCCGATCCTTTCAAACCGCGTTGATTCGATAGAAGACTTTGATCCTGCACCTGACGATATACTCCTCTATCATTACTCGATAGGACATCGTGACCACGATGCGCTGATGGTGCTGGATGTCCGTAAAATCATCGTTTATCATAACATTACCCCTGAGTTTTTTTTCGCAGATACCCCCCGTTTGTATGCACTGTGCAGATTGGGTCGCATGCAGCTATCTGTATCATCGTCATATTTTTGCGGTGCTTATGCCGATTCGGAGTACAATGCCCGTGAATTGAAACGCTTGGGCTACCCAGATGTGCAGGTACTGCCGTTACTGGTCGATACATCAGAACCTATGATTCAGCCTGATGTCTCGACGCTTCCGCCATTGGGAGAGAAATATGTTATCCTCTTCGTCGGCAGAATCGTGACAAACAAAGCGCAGCATCAGCTTGTTGATATCCTCTATGCGCTAAAGAACCGTTCCGTTGTTGATGTCGTTCTTGTTCTTGCCGGAGGGTTCAGTGACAGCACGTATGCTGAGTTTCTCCGCAAGCATATTTCTTTGTTGGAATTGGATGGCGATGTCATGATTACGGGGAAAATTTCGGACGAAGCCCTCGGTGCCCTCTATACGCGTGCAGATCTCTACCTATCTATGAGTCTGCATGAGGGATTTGGTATTCCCATGATCGAAGCGATGCGATACGATATTCCCGTATTGGGGTACGATATTGCCGCTGTAGGAGAAAATCTCCCGCTCCAGGCCCGACTATCATTTAGAACCCCCACACAAGTCGCCGAAAAAATTATCAAGCTGATGGAAACACCTGTTCTCCGCACCGTTTTGCTCCTGCAGCAGCGTGAAATCCTCCGCCGTTACGAGCATGCGGAACTACTGAACCGGCTCGCTTCATTTTTGGCTGATATGGGGGTTATTTCACCGAATCCACCTTCTGGGTTCATGGTACCGCGAGAAGATCGCATCCGCATTGACGGCCCGTGCGACAGTACCTACAGTCTTGCATTGGTGAACCGCGAAGTGGGTCGCGCATTGCTTCAGCAGGGAATGGAAGTTTCGTTGTTCGCGACCGAGGGACCGGGAAACTATGTGCCGAACCGTGATTTTTTAGCGAATGATCCGGAGGTACTTTCCGCATTGTCAGATATCCCTATACATGCTCGTAGTGTTATCCGAAACCTCTATCCGCCGCGTGTTTCTTCGATGGGAGGGGTATTCAAACTATTAGGTCCATACGGCTGGGAAGAATCGGTATTTCCGCCAGAACACGTTCAAAATTTTAACCGCCGTCTCAGCGGCATCGCCTGTATGTCGACGTATGTGGCAAATGTGCTGCGCGATAATGGAGTTAACATACCGCTGTGCATTTCGGGAATCGGTGCTGATCATATTCTGCGACATCTTCCTGAACCTCTTGGATTTGACCTTCCGGAAGGGATCAAACTGCTGCACATCTCTTCGTGCTTTCCGCGCAAAGGAGTCGATGTCTTGATTGCGGCACTGGAGGAGGTCGGAGTGCCGTTAACACTGGTTGTCAAAACCTTTCCCAACCCTCACAATACCCTTCGCGCCGATTTGCTCCGTTGGGGGTGGGAAAACACCGCGCATGACCTCTATATTCGAGCAGACAAAAGGGTGATGATCATCGAAAATGACCTCTCGATGGCGCAGGTACGGACCCTTTACGGCACGTGCGATTGCCTTGTAGCACCGAGCCGCGGTGAAGGGTTTGGCCTGCCGATGGCCGAGGCGATGTTACTGAATCTCCCTGTAATTACGACGGGCTATGGGGGACAGAGCGACTTTTGTACTGCAGATACCGCATGGACGGTAGGGTATACGTTGGCTCCGGCCGATACCCATATGGGCTTGGCTGGCTCGCTTTGGGCAGATCCGGACAAAGATGACCTTTCTCGTCAGATTATGGCGGTCTTACAGCTCTCCACAGACGAAAAACGCCGAAAAACCGACGCTGCACGCACCCTTATAGAAACCCGATACACATGGGCGGCCGTTGCACAGAAAATGGTGGACTTTATCAATCTTTTGGAACATTCCGCATCTTCTCCGAGCTGTTTAAGCGAAACGATGCAATAG